The following coding sequences lie in one Ferrimicrobium sp. genomic window:
- a CDS encoding vitamin B12-dependent ribonucleotide reductase, with translation MKTQLKGLERHFTSKGTDPFACVVWEQRDAKISNYRTGAVAFEQKGVEVPSTWSMNATNILAQKYFRGALDTPEREGSLKAVANRIVDTLTNWGEKDGYFADHDEARTFADELKYLLVTQRAAFNSPVWFNIGVQGVPQQGSACFILSVDDTMDAILNWYREEGVIFKGGSGSGVNLSRIRSSLEHLNGGGTASGPVSFMRGADASAGTIKSGGKTRRAAKMVILDVDHPDIEEFIWTKAIEERKARALEAAGFDMGVDGKDAFSVQYQNANNSVRVSDEFMQAVLEGRDWELRAVTTGKVLRRLPARDLMRQIAQAAWECADPGVQYDSTINRWHTTPNAGPINGSNPCSEYMHLDNSSCNLASVNLLKYLDDDGNFDVDGFTHTVSLLIVAQDILVGNADYPTEKIAKTSRAYRQLGIGYANLGALLMALGMPYDSDAGRAYAGAVTAIMTGYAYDTSARLAARVGAFDGFANDRDGMLRVIGMHHEHVAKIDSYYVPPELMTAANDIWHETEELAQAQGVRNAQVSLLAPTGTIGLLMDCDTTGIEPDLGLVKFKTLVGGGTMTFVNQTVPRALRSLGYGQEAIDSIIAYIDEHKTILGAPALAKEHLPVFACAMGDNVISYRGHIAMMSAVQPFLSGAISKTVNLPETATVEDIEEVYIESWRLGLKAVAIYRDNCKVGQPLQTMRKEEPATAGEVDALRQQLAELGARSKRERLPRHRQSRTYAFQVADAEGYATVGEYPDGRPGEVFIKVSKQGSTLAGVMDAFSIAVSLGLQHGVPMETFVRKYVNMRFEPAGITDDQDIRIASSLVDYIFRRLAIDYLDSETREELGIHTTAERTRSLLFPADDSLTPSTREIDESYGASATPLPQLDEVVVPFAQVDAPYCYSCGNVMQRSGSCFVCSSCGTTSGCS, from the coding sequence ATGAAAACGCAGTTAAAGGGCCTGGAGCGCCATTTTACGTCAAAGGGGACGGATCCTTTTGCTTGTGTGGTGTGGGAACAACGAGATGCCAAGATCTCCAACTATCGCACCGGAGCAGTCGCCTTTGAGCAAAAGGGTGTCGAGGTGCCAAGCACTTGGAGCATGAATGCCACCAATATCTTGGCACAAAAGTACTTCCGTGGTGCACTCGATACGCCTGAGCGCGAAGGCTCCCTGAAGGCTGTCGCGAACCGGATCGTAGACACGCTGACGAACTGGGGTGAGAAAGACGGCTATTTTGCCGATCACGACGAGGCCCGAACCTTTGCTGATGAGCTCAAGTACCTGTTGGTTACCCAACGGGCGGCGTTCAACTCTCCGGTCTGGTTCAACATCGGCGTTCAGGGGGTACCTCAGCAGGGGTCAGCGTGCTTTATCCTCTCGGTCGATGACACCATGGATGCTATCTTGAACTGGTACCGTGAAGAGGGTGTGATCTTTAAGGGCGGTTCCGGCTCTGGTGTGAATCTGTCGCGGATTCGATCCTCACTCGAGCATCTCAACGGTGGCGGCACTGCGTCGGGGCCGGTGTCGTTCATGCGTGGGGCGGACGCGTCCGCTGGGACCATCAAATCGGGAGGCAAGACACGGCGAGCTGCCAAGATGGTGATCCTCGACGTCGATCACCCAGATATCGAGGAGTTCATCTGGACGAAGGCCATCGAGGAGCGCAAGGCGCGCGCGCTCGAGGCAGCCGGGTTCGATATGGGTGTGGATGGCAAAGATGCCTTCTCGGTACAGTACCAGAATGCCAACAACTCCGTACGGGTCAGTGATGAGTTCATGCAGGCGGTGCTCGAGGGGCGCGACTGGGAGTTGCGAGCCGTCACAACGGGCAAGGTACTACGTCGGCTACCAGCTCGTGATCTCATGCGTCAAATCGCACAGGCAGCTTGGGAGTGTGCCGACCCGGGTGTGCAGTATGACTCCACCATCAACCGGTGGCACACCACGCCGAACGCAGGCCCCATCAACGGGTCGAACCCTTGCTCCGAGTATATGCATCTAGATAATTCGTCCTGTAATCTCGCATCGGTGAACCTGCTGAAGTATCTCGACGACGATGGGAACTTCGATGTCGATGGTTTCACCCATACCGTGTCGCTCCTGATCGTGGCTCAAGATATCCTCGTTGGTAACGCCGATTATCCGACCGAGAAGATCGCTAAGACCTCGCGGGCTTACCGTCAACTCGGGATTGGTTATGCCAACCTTGGAGCCTTGTTGATGGCGCTTGGCATGCCGTATGACTCTGATGCCGGGAGAGCCTATGCTGGCGCCGTCACCGCTATCATGACAGGCTATGCCTATGACACCTCTGCGAGGCTCGCCGCGCGCGTCGGCGCCTTCGACGGCTTCGCCAACGATCGCGATGGAATGCTGCGCGTTATTGGCATGCACCACGAGCACGTGGCAAAAATCGACTCGTACTACGTACCGCCAGAGTTGATGACCGCTGCCAACGATATTTGGCACGAGACGGAGGAGCTCGCTCAGGCTCAGGGGGTGCGTAATGCGCAAGTCTCACTGTTGGCGCCCACGGGCACAATTGGTCTGCTGATGGACTGCGATACCACCGGGATCGAGCCGGATCTCGGGTTGGTAAAGTTCAAGACCCTTGTGGGTGGTGGAACCATGACATTCGTGAACCAGACCGTTCCTCGCGCGCTTCGATCCCTGGGTTACGGACAAGAGGCGATCGACTCCATCATCGCCTACATCGATGAGCACAAGACGATCCTGGGGGCTCCGGCGCTTGCGAAGGAGCATCTGCCGGTGTTCGCCTGTGCGATGGGCGATAACGTGATCAGCTATCGCGGACACATCGCCATGATGTCGGCCGTGCAGCCGTTCCTGTCGGGAGCGATATCCAAGACCGTCAACCTTCCTGAGACAGCGACGGTTGAGGATATCGAAGAGGTATACATCGAGAGCTGGCGCCTTGGACTGAAGGCGGTCGCTATCTATCGCGATAACTGCAAGGTTGGTCAGCCACTTCAGACCATGCGCAAAGAGGAGCCGGCCACCGCCGGCGAAGTCGATGCGCTGCGCCAACAGCTCGCGGAACTCGGTGCGCGCTCCAAGCGCGAACGGCTACCGAGGCATCGGCAGTCGCGGACCTATGCCTTCCAGGTGGCGGACGCAGAGGGGTATGCAACCGTTGGCGAGTATCCCGATGGTCGTCCGGGTGAGGTCTTCATCAAGGTTTCCAAGCAGGGATCGACCCTCGCGGGAGTGATGGATGCATTCTCGATCGCGGTGAGCCTCGGTCTCCAGCACGGGGTTCCTATGGAGACGTTCGTGCGCAAGTACGTGAACATGCGTTTCGAACCTGCAGGCATCACCGACGATCAAGACATCAGAATCGCCTCAAGTTTGGTCGATTACATCTTCCGTCGCCTCGCTATCGATTATCTGGACTCTGAGACTCGAGAGGAGCTGGGCATCCACACGACCGCAGAGCGAACGCGAAGTCTGTTGTTCCCGGCCGATGATTCACTGACCCCCTCGACAAGAGAGATTGACGAGAGCTACGGGGCCTCTGCCACACCGCTCCCTCAGCTTGACGAGGTCGTGGTGCCGTTCGCACAGGTGGACGCCCCGTATTGTTACTCCTGTGGCAACGTCATGCAGCGGTCCGGGTCGTGCTTTGTTTGCTCAAGCTGTGGGACAACATCGGGGTGCTCGTAG